In Rhodothermus profundi, the genomic stretch GCCCGCTTCCCGACCACAACGCCGGACGAAACGCTCAGCCGCGTGATCGACTTTTTCCAGAAACAACCCGAACCAATCGCTGCGCTGGGCATCGGGTCGTTCGGCCCCGTCGATCCTGACCCCGCCTCACCCACCTATGGTTATATCACTACAACGCCCAAACCAGGCTGGGCACACACCGACGTGGCCGGTACGCTACGCCGCGCCCTGAACGTGCCGGTTGCCTTCGACACCGACGTGAACGCTGCCGCTCTGGGCGAGCATCGATGGGGTGCCGGCCGCGGACTGCACACCTTCGTCTATCTGACCATCGGCACCGGCATCGGCGGCGGGGCTATCGTGAACGGCCGGCGCCACCACGGCCACCAGCATCCTGAAATGGGCCACCTGCTCATTCCTCGCCTGCCCGACGACAACCGGCCCGGAATCTGCCCGTTCCATGGCGACTGCCTCGAAGGACTTGCCTCGGGTCCGGCCATCGCTGCCCGCTGGGGGCGGCCCGCTCCCGAACTGCCTCCCAGCCATCCGGCCTGGGATCAGGTGGCTCACTACCTGGCCCTGGGCCTGACCAATCTGATCCTGACGCTCTCTCCGCAGCGACTCATCCTGGGCGGGGGGGTCATGCACCAGACCCATCTGTTTCCGCGCCTTCGCCAGAAGGTGGCTGCCTGCCTCAACGGATACGTGACGCTGCCAGATCTCGAAACGTTTATCGTGCCGCCTGCTCTTGGCGATCGCGCCGGCGTTCTGGGCGCCCTGGCCCTGGCCGAAGAAGTGCTCGCCTGAAAGGCCCCTTTTCTCCGCTGCCCATTATTGCCAGAGCACCACCCGGTAACGCCCGATCAACCGACGAGCCGGCTCGTCCGACAAGCGAATGTAAAGATGATAGACCCCGTCTCGCCCCAGCACCGGGCCCGGAAGCTCCAGCGGCTGCTGTCACCTGCCCGAAATCGAAACAAGCACCCCATAGGGCTCAATCGCCGCACTCGCACAAGAGGGCTCCGCTGACCACCACCCACAGCCACCGGCAGCCATGCCCCTCCCGAGAGATGCACTTACGGCCGGAGTCCAGCAGCTCGAAGTACATGCGGCTTCAAGCGGCCTACGAGCCAGTGATTCTCTGTTTCGTAATTCGGATGCGTGAAAAACAAGGTCCCTGTCTGTGGATTAACCGCCAGCAGTCGAGGTACGTCCGTCACTTCAAACAATACGCTTCCTCTCGGCGTGACTCCTGCCAGACTCCAGCGGGCCTTTCGGCGTTGAACATCCAACAAATCCTTATAAAGAATTAGAATGATTTTTCGGTTTAACCAGAAAACGCGCGTCAAAAGCGAGTGACTTTCTAAAAACTGAGTAAATGCTTCCAACGAGGCTATTGGCTTTTCAGGAATCGTTCGTCGAAAATGGCGTAAGGGCACTTCAATCGCTTCAATAAACCGGCCATTTAGATCAAAAAAATAAAGCCGGTTCAACAAAAGAAAAGTGGCTACAATACGATCACCCAGTACATCCGCATCAACTAAATGTGCCAATGAATGTATTACGCCACCATACTGGCCCGGAGAAATAGGATGAGGAAAAAAGCTTTTGGTAATCTTTCCCTTTTCTGGATCGAAAAAATGA encodes the following:
- a CDS encoding ROK family protein, yielding MAEHPLLGGIEAGGTKFVCAVGTGPNDLRALARFPTTTPDETLSRVIDFFQKQPEPIAALGIGSFGPVDPDPASPTYGYITTTPKPGWAHTDVAGTLRRALNVPVAFDTDVNAAALGEHRWGAGRGLHTFVYLTIGTGIGGGAIVNGRRHHGHQHPEMGHLLIPRLPDDNRPGICPFHGDCLEGLASGPAIAARWGRPAPELPPSHPAWDQVAHYLALGLTNLILTLSPQRLILGGGVMHQTHLFPRLRQKVAACLNGYVTLPDLETFIVPPALGDRAGVLGALALAEEVLA